In a single window of the Roseofilum reptotaenium CS-1145 genome:
- a CDS encoding alpha/beta hydrolase: MKSWIAIFAIALTSPLISLPGWGAERVVFKYSVFRRSLSVAELTTFAETGEMTPALQRNLQTLGQNPEDFRTVLTAPISVDVLFLDRALNSTIGRKILDRVAEIVHTPSQGANTQALRAALILSASEDGEITLLETLQKYPTPEIEVEGARLIEAYNELNRFAKPAQILIDLFK, from the coding sequence ATGAAATCCTGGATAGCCATTTTTGCGATCGCTCTTACCTCTCCCTTGATCTCCCTTCCGGGTTGGGGTGCAGAGCGCGTTGTCTTTAAGTATTCTGTCTTTCGGCGATCGCTCTCTGTCGCAGAATTAACCACGTTTGCTGAAACTGGAGAAATGACTCCTGCTCTACAACGTAACTTACAAACCCTCGGGCAAAACCCTGAAGATTTTCGTACTGTGTTAACTGCACCTATCAGTGTTGATGTTTTATTTCTCGATAGAGCTTTAAATAGCACCATCGGGCGTAAAATTCTGGATCGGGTAGCGGAAATTGTCCATACACCTTCCCAAGGTGCAAATACTCAAGCACTCCGAGCTGCTTTAATTTTATCAGCTAGTGAAGATGGTGAAATTACTTTATTGGAAACCCTACAAAAATACCCAACACCGGAAATCGAAGTTGAAGGGGCACGGCTTATAGAAGCTTACAACGAATTGAATCGATTTGCTAAACCTGCCCAAATTTTGATCGATTTATTCAAATAA
- the pip gene encoding prolyl aminopeptidase, translated as MRELYPPIEPYNQDYLSVSVLHTLYYEQSGNPEGTPVVVLHGGPGGGSLPDYRRYFNPQKWRIILFDQRGCGKSTPHAELQDNTTWDLVADIERLRTHLGLEQWVVFGGSWGSTLSLAYAQSHPERCQGLILRGIFLLRSQELNWMYQEGASYIFPDTWEEYVKPIPLEERDNFLSAYYRRLTSDDPQVRREAAQAWSVWEASTSKLFPDLNLMEKFADDRFADAFARIECHYFINLGFFDSEDWFFQNLDRIRQIPTAIVQGRYDLVCPMKTAWEVHRAWPEADFQVIADAGHSMAEPGIRSALIEMSDRFPV; from the coding sequence ATGAGAGAGCTTTACCCCCCCATTGAACCCTACAACCAAGACTATCTATCTGTCAGTGTCTTACATACCCTCTATTATGAACAATCGGGCAATCCAGAAGGCACTCCTGTAGTGGTCTTACATGGGGGCCCAGGAGGAGGATCTTTACCCGATTATCGCCGCTATTTTAATCCCCAGAAATGGCGTATTATTCTCTTCGATCAACGGGGATGCGGTAAAAGTACCCCCCATGCAGAATTACAAGATAATACCACCTGGGATTTAGTTGCCGATATTGAACGCTTACGCACTCATCTAGGTCTCGAACAATGGGTTGTATTTGGCGGGAGTTGGGGGAGTACCCTATCTTTAGCCTATGCTCAGAGCCATCCAGAGCGCTGTCAAGGGTTAATTCTGCGAGGCATCTTTTTATTGCGCTCCCAAGAATTAAACTGGATGTATCAGGAAGGAGCCAGTTATATTTTCCCGGATACTTGGGAAGAGTATGTTAAACCCATTCCACTCGAAGAACGGGATAACTTTTTATCTGCCTATTATCGACGACTGACTAGCGATGACCCACAGGTGAGACGGGAAGCGGCTCAAGCCTGGTCAGTGTGGGAAGCGAGTACCAGCAAGCTCTTTCCGGATCTGAATTTAATGGAAAAGTTTGCTGATGATAGGTTTGCGGATGCTTTTGCTCGGATTGAATGCCATTATTTTATCAATCTCGGCTTTTTTGATAGCGAAGATTGGTTCTTTCAAAATCTCGATCGCATTCGCCAGATCCCCACTGCTATTGTCCAAGGACGCTACGATCTCGTTTGTCCGATGAAAACGGCTTGGGAAGTCCATCGAGCTTGGCCAGAAGCTGATTTTCAGGTGATTGCTGATGCGGGTCATTCCATGGCAGAACCGGGTATCCGTAGTGCATTGATTGAAATGAGCGATCGCTTCCCAGTTTAG
- a CDS encoding glyoxalase-like domain protein has translation MVLETQSIAGFTFPLLGSLFSFLPIDSLFSTQGIMVMLLMAYAGAMWMFLTSAPKVYTIMVSDLEIARVLYEDLLQLPEADVPLHYYYNYEQTLGTTGLDPLYLSPGITQTVQKDIPEGLWYQLKKNAQLHVISGASLGHNDRQRHVCFDRDCLEQVLMRVQLRGVKNKIRRNKPLNFLVKDLHDRVIEITEISN, from the coding sequence ATGGTCTTAGAAACACAATCGATCGCAGGTTTCACCTTCCCTTTACTCGGGTCTCTGTTTTCTTTCTTACCGATTGATTCCCTTTTTTCTACTCAGGGAATTATGGTAATGTTGCTCATGGCGTATGCTGGAGCGATGTGGATGTTCCTCACCAGTGCCCCTAAAGTTTATACGATTATGGTATCGGACTTAGAGATTGCTAGAGTATTGTACGAGGATTTACTGCAATTACCAGAAGCCGATGTACCGCTTCATTATTATTACAATTACGAGCAAACCTTGGGAACTACAGGTTTAGATCCGCTCTATCTCTCCCCAGGAATAACGCAAACAGTGCAAAAAGATATCCCGGAAGGACTGTGGTACCAATTGAAAAAAAATGCCCAACTGCATGTGATTTCTGGGGCAAGTTTAGGCCACAACGATCGCCAACGCCATGTTTGTTTCGATCGCGATTGTTTAGAACAGGTGTTAATGCGGGTACAATTGCGAGGAGTAAAGAATAAAATTCGCCGCAATAAACCCTTGAATTTTTTGGTGAAAGACCTCCACGATCGCGTAATTGAAATTACGGAAATTTCTAATTAA
- a CDS encoding DMT family transporter, which yields MTQFVTLLVVVAVGVAVTLQAQVMGILEQKIGVFDNIVMTYAGGGLLILAIALLRTVLAGYSWSNYSLLPGYAIVPGICGLVIVGGISYCVSRVGLLATFSLSLAIQFFLGSLLDSYGIGLDPRPMTLSRYLGVGLVLAGAILFLKK from the coding sequence ATGACCCAATTCGTCACTTTATTGGTCGTCGTTGCTGTCGGAGTTGCGGTAACACTTCAAGCCCAAGTTATGGGGATTTTAGAACAGAAAATCGGTGTATTTGATAATATTGTGATGACCTATGCGGGAGGGGGGCTACTCATTTTAGCGATCGCCCTATTGCGTACCGTATTGGCAGGGTATAGCTGGAGTAACTATAGCCTCTTACCCGGATATGCTATTGTGCCAGGAATCTGCGGTTTAGTGATTGTGGGTGGTATTTCCTATTGTGTATCGCGGGTCGGTCTTTTGGCGACTTTTTCCTTGAGTTTAGCCATTCAATTTTTTCTCGGTTCCCTATTGGATAGCTACGGCATCGGACTTGACCCCCGTCCGATGACCTTATCCCGTTATTTGGGGGTGGGACTCGTGCTTGCGGGTGCAATTTTGTTTCTGAAAAAATGA
- a CDS encoding carbon dioxide-concentrating mechanism protein CcmK, protein MPIAVGMVETLGFPAVVEAADAMVKAARVTLVGYEKIGSGRVTVIIRGDVSEVQASVAAGIESAKRVDGGQVLSTHIIARPHENLEYVLPIRYTEAVEQFRSY, encoded by the coding sequence ATGCCCATAGCCGTTGGAATGGTAGAAACATTAGGCTTTCCTGCCGTCGTCGAAGCTGCTGACGCGATGGTAAAAGCTGCTCGTGTGACCCTTGTTGGATACGAGAAAATTGGGAGTGGTCGGGTAACCGTCATTATCCGGGGAGATGTATCGGAAGTTCAAGCTTCAGTTGCTGCGGGGATTGAATCCGCCAAGCGGGTTGATGGAGGACAAGTTTTATCGACTCACATTATTGCCAGACCCCACGAAAACCTAGAGTATGTTCTTCCAATCCGTTACACCGAAGCGGTGGAGCAGTTCCGAAGCTACTAG
- a CDS encoding sensor histidine kinase, translated as MFQRTRRRLALWYTAVTAVLLLCFAGGIYGYVRATLIERIDDTLNHVVEVVERSLIFDALSTANRQSPHFQINLEASFQDQVEPAEDDRIDLEWFSPTGELLWSTWETPLNLPLHFNRMGETVRIARSPHGNLWNYTDSDVLLRQVTDRVQVDREVLGYLRVSHPWFEVTKPTRQLMVDLAAVISLTIIAVAAIGWFLSGLAMEPVRVSYLQLKQFTSDASHELRNPIATIQTNVQVALADPSLDPQQHQLLQVIERLTRRMGRLVNDLLFLARQDSGMVEQHWQSIPLDALVMDVIEEQQLIARSRNLTLDFNLDSPDFPPDLDPFTVAGDWTQLTRLCTNLISNALQYTPTGGTISVCLTQGSEVQLQVKDTGIGIAKADLPYLFDRFYRVDPSRSRDVRDPEGQVATGSGLGLAIVKAIVDNHDGCIKIESQGDRGTTVTVTLPEYQCDRG; from the coding sequence ATGTTTCAAAGGACTCGTCGCCGTTTAGCCTTATGGTACACTGCCGTGACTGCGGTGCTATTGCTGTGTTTTGCTGGGGGGATTTATGGATATGTGCGAGCGACGTTAATTGAGCGCATTGATGATACCCTGAATCATGTTGTGGAAGTAGTGGAGCGATCGCTCATTTTTGATGCTTTGTCTACCGCTAATCGTCAATCTCCCCATTTTCAGATTAATCTAGAAGCGAGTTTTCAAGACCAAGTGGAACCGGCAGAGGACGATCGCATTGATTTAGAATGGTTTAGTCCTACAGGAGAGTTATTATGGTCAACTTGGGAAACGCCCCTCAATCTTCCTCTCCATTTTAATCGTATGGGGGAAACGGTACGAATTGCGCGATCGCCCCATGGAAATCTTTGGAATTATACAGACTCGGATGTCCTCTTGCGACAAGTGACCGATCGCGTACAAGTGGATCGTGAAGTGTTAGGATACTTGCGCGTGAGCCATCCTTGGTTTGAAGTCACTAAACCCACACGCCAGTTAATGGTGGATTTGGCGGCTGTTATTAGTTTAACCATTATTGCAGTCGCGGCGATTGGGTGGTTTTTATCCGGTTTAGCGATGGAACCAGTTAGAGTCAGTTATCTCCAACTGAAGCAATTTACCTCCGATGCTTCCCATGAATTAAGAAATCCGATTGCTACGATTCAAACGAACGTTCAAGTGGCTCTTGCCGATCCCAGTTTAGATCCTCAACAACATCAACTTTTACAAGTGATAGAACGACTCACGCGCCGTATGGGACGGTTAGTTAACGATCTGTTATTTTTAGCTCGGCAAGATAGTGGTATGGTTGAACAGCACTGGCAATCTATTCCCTTAGATGCCTTGGTGATGGACGTGATTGAAGAACAGCAGTTAATTGCGCGATCACGTAATTTAACCTTAGACTTTAACCTCGACTCTCCCGATTTTCCTCCGGATCTAGACCCTTTTACCGTTGCTGGAGATTGGACTCAGTTAACCCGTTTATGCACCAATTTAATTAGTAATGCTCTGCAATATACGCCTACGGGAGGAACCATTAGCGTCTGCTTAACCCAGGGTTCTGAAGTCCAATTGCAAGTCAAAGATACAGGGATAGGCATTGCTAAAGCGGATTTACCCTATCTCTTCGATCGATTTTACCGGGTTGATCCGTCTCGGAGCCGAGATGTGCGAGATCCTGAAGGTCAAGTAGCGACAGGATCGGGGTTAGGATTAGCGATTGTAAAGGCGATCGTTGATAACCATGATGGCTGCATTAAAATAGAGTCCCAAGGCGATCGAGGAACCACTGTTACAGTAACTCTACCTGAATATCAATGCGATCGAGGATGA
- a CDS encoding EutN/CcmL family microcompartment protein, translating into MQVAKVCGTVVSTQKDPSLRGSKFLLLQLIDEQGRLLPEYEVAADPSVGAGLDEWVLVSRGSAARQIEGTQNRPIDATVVGIIDTVTVGNSRIYSKKDTY; encoded by the coding sequence ATGCAAGTTGCTAAAGTTTGTGGCACAGTCGTTAGCACCCAAAAAGATCCGAGTCTTAGAGGGTCTAAATTTTTACTGTTGCAGTTGATAGATGAGCAAGGCCGCCTTCTTCCTGAATATGAGGTAGCCGCAGATCCAAGTGTGGGAGCTGGGTTAGATGAATGGGTTCTGGTGAGTCGTGGTAGTGCAGCTCGCCAAATTGAAGGAACCCAAAATCGTCCTATAGATGCAACCGTTGTCGGAATCATTGACACGGTCACAGTGGGAAATTCACGAATCTATAGCAAAAAAGATACCTATTAA
- a CDS encoding NAD(P)H-quinone oxidoreductase subunit F, which yields MSEYFLETSWYIPFYGLIGGILTLPWSTRMVRRTGPRPAAYFNLLMTVLAFVHGLIVFNLVWDREPHLIVFHWLKVIDIDFSLTLTISAVSLGAMSLITGLSLLSQIYALGYLEKDWALARFFAIMGFFEAAMSGIALSDSLLLTYGLLEMLTLSTYLLVGFWYAQPLVVTAARDAFLTKRVGDILLLMGLVALGTTAGTLDFDRLYIWAETAELSPWFATLLGLALIAGPTGKCAQFPLHMWLDEAMEGPNPASILRNSVVVACGAYVLIKLQPILALSPVASATLVVIGILTAIGSSLVALAQVDIKRALSHSTSAYLGLVFIAVGTQWTGFALMLLFAHAIAKALLFMSIGSIILTTNSQDLTELGGLQSKMPVTTTSFLVGSAGLIGILPLGGFWALRLGADNFWYYEPWLLVVLLLVNALSALNLTRVYRLVFAGETQPKSRRAPEVAWPMAVPMVSLIIITLVCPWLLHQLSLIPNWGYVHKITVMLVIISGLAGCLVGAIISLPRTLARSIIKPLKFIQDLLAYDFYIDRLYRMTVVFAVEQSARLTSWFDRYIIDGLVNLVGVVTLFSGEGLKYSSVGIGQLYVLTIIFSVGFLVTLIGWFVYVHP from the coding sequence ATGTCTGAATATTTCCTAGAAACAAGTTGGTACATTCCATTCTATGGTTTGATCGGAGGCATTCTCACCTTGCCTTGGTCAACTCGGATGGTCCGTCGTACTGGGCCTAGACCAGCAGCCTACTTTAATCTGCTGATGACAGTTTTAGCCTTCGTGCATGGATTAATTGTCTTTAATCTGGTTTGGGATAGAGAACCCCATTTAATTGTTTTTCACTGGTTAAAGGTGATTGATATTGATTTTTCCCTAACCTTGACCATTTCTGCCGTGAGTTTAGGGGCAATGTCCTTAATTACGGGATTAAGTCTATTGTCCCAAATCTACGCTCTGGGATATCTAGAAAAAGATTGGGCGCTGGCACGTTTCTTTGCCATAATGGGCTTTTTTGAAGCAGCGATGAGTGGAATTGCCCTGAGTGACTCTCTCTTGCTGACCTATGGTTTGCTGGAAATGTTGACCCTATCAACCTATCTCTTAGTGGGCTTTTGGTATGCTCAACCTTTGGTGGTTACGGCGGCAAGAGATGCATTTTTGACCAAACGAGTGGGTGATATTTTATTACTCATGGGCTTGGTCGCTTTGGGAACAACCGCAGGAACCTTGGATTTCGATCGCCTCTATATCTGGGCTGAAACGGCTGAATTATCCCCTTGGTTTGCCACTCTCCTAGGATTAGCTTTGATTGCAGGGCCAACGGGAAAATGCGCCCAGTTCCCCTTGCATATGTGGTTGGATGAGGCCATGGAAGGGCCAAACCCGGCTTCGATTTTGAGGAATTCGGTAGTGGTGGCCTGTGGGGCTTATGTGTTAATTAAGCTACAACCGATTTTAGCGCTCTCTCCAGTGGCTTCAGCTACATTAGTCGTCATTGGTATTTTAACGGCGATCGGCTCGTCTTTAGTCGCTTTAGCACAAGTAGATATTAAACGCGCTCTATCCCACAGCACGAGTGCTTATTTGGGATTGGTATTTATTGCCGTGGGAACGCAGTGGACAGGCTTTGCATTGATGCTACTGTTTGCCCATGCGATCGCCAAAGCCTTATTGTTTATGAGTATTGGTTCGATTATCCTCACCACCAATAGCCAAGACTTAACCGAGCTAGGGGGACTACAGTCGAAAATGCCTGTGACCACCACTTCATTTCTGGTTGGTAGTGCAGGTTTAATCGGAATTTTACCCCTCGGTGGTTTTTGGGCTTTGCGCTTGGGTGCGGATAACTTTTGGTACTACGAACCTTGGTTATTGGTCGTCCTGCTCTTAGTCAATGCTTTGAGCGCCCTGAATTTAACACGCGTTTATCGTCTCGTCTTTGCTGGAGAAACCCAACCCAAAAGCCGACGGGCACCTGAAGTGGCTTGGCCCATGGCCGTACCAATGGTGAGTTTAATCATCATCACCTTAGTCTGTCCCTGGCTCTTACATCAATTATCCCTGATTCCCAATTGGGGCTATGTTCACAAAATTACAGTTATGCTGGTGATTATATCAGGTTTAGCCGGATGTCTCGTTGGTGCCATCATTTCCCTACCCAGAACATTAGCCCGATCAATTATCAAACCGCTTAAATTTATCCAGGATCTACTAGCGTATGATTTTTATATCGATCGCCTCTATCGCATGACCGTTGTCTTTGCTGTAGAACAATCTGCTCGACTCACTTCTTGGTTCGACCGCTATATCATCGATGGTTTAGTCAACCTAGTGGGTGTGGTTACCCTGTTTAGTGGAGAAGGTCTAAAGTATAGTTCAGTTGGGATTGGCCAACTTTATGTTCTGACCATTATCTTTAGCGTTGGCTTTCTGGTCACACTGATCGGTTGGTTCGTCTATGTGCATCCTTAA
- a CDS encoding PP2C family protein-serine/threonine phosphatase, whose product MNDPNSSELRVSNSPLTKPSSELSSNQSLITKPGAIQWFKDLPIRQKQLIGLFTSEIISIVGLVGVGAYLIFKSGRNQLEHQAKSELAVTQIEYNIKIDQMGFGFRGQADNLAIIQVAQYHRYGQLIPPDFKGQVQTILENEIKARQIEYATLVGKNLKIIINGNQNRAGEVFNPKNLVQIALKTGEQIKTSEIIHWQDLEAESPEHLSFLTPGEQILIRYTITPVKDPQTDQPIAVLVSGDIVNKKREIVQSTLEALDGGYSGIYLYDENRQNFNLITSVKPIDIKANQSAYAAVHGSYILDLSIPDLTFLQEAITLPENSLVTQRMKLEEKHYTFAAKAIYNYQGEPIGVLVRGTPETALEELTRGSLLLQGIVASLALGFDIILAILLGITITRPIKRLQKTTQSFSQGDLSARAPIVGKDEIGHLADNFNHMADRILNTFRQLQERTADLALANQRIGILNDKLKVENLRLTSELDVVRKLQKMVLPNAEELENIVGLEISGYMEPANEVGGDYYDVLKQGERVKIGIGDVTGHGLESGMLMLMTQTVIRTLQNANETDPVRFLDLLNQTLYDNLQRMKCDKHITLAILDYHQGRVKLSGQHEQVIVVRLNGDIELIDTIDLGLPIGLDEQILEFISQQDIQLNPSDVMVLYTDGITEAQNREKEHYGLERLCTVVQEHRDKTAHEIRERVIEDVWRFIREEKIFDDITLLVLKQR is encoded by the coding sequence ATGAACGATCCCAACTCTTCTGAATTAAGAGTATCTAACAGTCCATTAACCAAACCATCTTCCGAGCTATCTTCTAACCAATCTCTGATTACTAAACCTGGGGCAATTCAGTGGTTTAAAGATCTACCCATTCGTCAAAAACAGCTCATTGGCCTTTTTACCTCAGAAATTATTTCCATTGTCGGACTCGTGGGTGTCGGTGCATACTTGATTTTTAAATCCGGACGGAATCAATTAGAACATCAAGCCAAATCCGAATTAGCAGTTACTCAGATAGAATATAATATCAAGATCGATCAAATGGGATTTGGATTTCGAGGACAAGCTGACAACTTAGCGATTATTCAAGTAGCCCAATATCACCGTTACGGTCAACTCATTCCTCCGGACTTTAAAGGGCAAGTTCAAACAATATTAGAAAATGAAATCAAAGCACGCCAAATTGAATATGCAACCTTGGTTGGAAAGAATCTAAAAATCATTATCAATGGTAATCAGAACCGAGCCGGAGAAGTATTTAATCCAAAAAATCTCGTTCAGATCGCTCTGAAAACCGGCGAACAAATAAAAACCAGTGAAATAATCCATTGGCAAGATTTAGAAGCTGAATCTCCCGAACATCTTTCCTTCTTAACGCCTGGAGAACAAATCCTGATTCGGTATACTATTACTCCAGTTAAAGATCCCCAAACCGATCAACCCATTGCTGTTCTAGTTTCGGGAGATATAGTGAATAAAAAAAGAGAAATTGTCCAATCTACTCTAGAAGCTCTCGATGGCGGATATAGTGGGATCTACCTTTATGATGAAAACAGGCAAAACTTTAACTTAATCACCTCAGTTAAACCCATTGATATAAAAGCAAATCAATCTGCCTATGCAGCCGTTCATGGCTCCTATATTTTAGATCTCTCAATACCCGATCTAACTTTTTTACAAGAAGCAATTACTCTCCCGGAAAATAGCCTAGTCACCCAACGAATGAAGCTCGAAGAAAAACACTATACGTTTGCTGCTAAAGCAATTTATAATTACCAAGGTGAACCCATTGGTGTTTTGGTGAGAGGGACTCCAGAAACTGCCTTAGAAGAGTTAACAAGAGGAAGTCTTCTTTTGCAAGGAATCGTTGCCTCTTTAGCGTTAGGATTTGATATTATTTTAGCTATTTTATTAGGAATCACTATTACTCGCCCCATTAAACGTCTACAAAAAACCACTCAATCCTTTTCTCAAGGAGATTTAAGTGCTCGTGCCCCGATCGTGGGAAAAGATGAAATTGGTCATTTAGCCGACAATTTCAATCATATGGCTGACCGAATTCTCAACACTTTTCGACAACTTCAAGAACGCACCGCAGACTTAGCTTTAGCCAATCAGAGAATTGGAATATTAAATGACAAACTCAAGGTGGAAAACTTGCGCTTGACTTCGGAATTAGATGTTGTAAGAAAGCTTCAGAAGATGGTGCTACCAAACGCGGAAGAATTAGAGAATATTGTGGGTTTAGAAATTTCAGGATATATGGAACCCGCAAATGAAGTGGGTGGAGATTATTATGACGTTCTCAAGCAAGGAGAGCGAGTCAAAATTGGGATTGGGGATGTAACCGGACATGGTTTAGAAAGTGGGATGTTAATGCTGATGACTCAAACCGTGATTCGTACTCTGCAAAATGCGAATGAAACCGATCCAGTACGATTTTTAGATCTATTGAATCAGACACTCTATGACAATTTGCAACGGATGAAATGTGATAAACATATAACGCTAGCAATTTTGGATTATCACCAGGGTAGAGTAAAACTCAGTGGTCAACATGAGCAAGTTATTGTGGTTCGATTAAACGGAGATATTGAGTTGATTGATACAATAGATTTGGGATTGCCTATTGGGTTAGATGAACAGATTTTAGAGTTTATTAGTCAACAGGATATTCAGTTAAATCCTTCTGATGTGATGGTATTATACACGGATGGGATTACAGAAGCGCAAAATAGGGAGAAAGAACACTATGGGTTAGAACGTTTGTGTACAGTGGTGCAAGAACACCGAGATAAAACTGCCCATGAGATTCGGGAACGGGTGATTGAAGATGTGTGGAGGTTTATTAGGGAGGAAAAAATATTTGATGATATTACTTTGCTGGTTTTGAAGCAACGATAA
- a CDS encoding pantothenate kinase, producing MWLALVMGNSRFHWGLGDRHSLLSCWNTASLSVNEIEKIIPELEQGRIPEQILDGCPLKDKFYSRLFNTLPLWLASVIPEVTPLWTSYSQTHVIELADLPLKGMYPTFGIDRGLAVVGAGAKWRSPVLVIDGGTALTLTGADGDRHLVGGAILPGLGLQTSLLAEHTRTLPQISLSEQLPKRWSLETQEAIASGILYTVLAGLHDFIQNWHNHYPQSPIVLTGGDGELLTKVLIQEFPQLYSHLYFDPDLIFLGIRCSMSHKI from the coding sequence ATGTGGTTAGCATTGGTTATGGGAAACTCGCGATTTCATTGGGGATTAGGCGATCGCCACTCATTGCTCTCTTGCTGGAATACAGCCAGCTTATCCGTAAATGAAATAGAGAAAATCATCCCTGAACTAGAACAGGGAAGGATTCCAGAACAGATCTTGGACGGATGTCCTCTCAAGGATAAATTTTATTCAAGACTATTTAATACTCTTCCCTTGTGGCTTGCATCCGTAATCCCCGAAGTTACTCCCCTCTGGACATCCTATTCGCAAACCCATGTGATTGAGTTAGCCGATTTACCTCTGAAGGGAATGTATCCCACATTTGGCATCGATCGCGGGTTAGCGGTTGTTGGTGCGGGGGCAAAATGGCGATCGCCAGTATTAGTCATTGATGGAGGAACGGCATTAACCTTAACGGGAGCAGATGGCGATCGCCATTTAGTCGGTGGAGCCATTTTACCCGGATTAGGTTTGCAAACGAGTCTATTAGCCGAACATACCCGCACCTTACCCCAAATTAGCTTATCTGAGCAACTGCCCAAACGCTGGAGTTTGGAGACGCAAGAGGCGATCGCCAGTGGTATTCTGTATACCGTCTTAGCTGGTTTGCACGATTTTATTCAAAATTGGCACAACCACTATCCCCAAAGTCCTATTGTTCTCACAGGTGGGGATGGAGAATTACTCACCAAAGTCCTGATCCAAGAGTTTCCTCAATTGTACTCTCATCTCTATTTTGACCCCGATTTAATCTTTTTAGGGATACGGTGTAGCATGAGCCACAAAATCTGA
- a CDS encoding carbon dioxide-concentrating mechanism protein CcmK encodes MSIAVGMVETLGFPAVVEAADAMVKAARVTLVGYEKIGSGRVTVIVRGDVSEVQASVAAGVDNIKRVNGGKVLSTHIIARPHENLEYVLPIRYTEDVQQFAESTNAIRSSRS; translated from the coding sequence ATGTCAATTGCAGTTGGAATGGTAGAAACCCTAGGTTTTCCTGCCGTTGTAGAAGCAGCCGACGCAATGGTAAAAGCCGCTCGTGTCACCCTGGTTGGATATGAGAAAATTGGTAGTGGTCGAGTAACCGTGATTGTTAGAGGTGATGTATCTGAAGTACAAGCTTCTGTCGCTGCGGGAGTAGATAATATCAAGCGCGTCAATGGCGGAAAAGTTCTTTCTACCCATATCATTGCTCGTCCCCACGAAAACTTGGAGTATGTACTCCCCATTCGTTACACCGAAGATGTACAGCAATTTGCCGAAAGTACCAATGCTATTCGGTCAAGTCGTTCGTAA